The DNA segment CAGCTTGCCCAGGGTGCGCCCCAGCGCCCGCGGGAACGAGAGCCGCCGCCCCTGCTCGTCGGTGACGAAAATGCCCAGAGCCATCTTGCCCGGGGTGGCCTGGCGCCAGGAGCTTTCGAACACGCTGAAATACAGGACGAAAACAGCGGTGGAGGCCCAACCCAGCAACTCGCCGCCGTTCACCCCGAACAGCCAGCCCGGCGAGGGCAGCCAACTGCAAACCCCGCCAGCCATGCGCCCCAGTATGCCCCAGTGGGCGAACGGGTCGCCGAAGAAATCGTGCGGCTGCACCAGCATGCGCAGCGGGATCAGCAGCACGCGGGCCACGATCAGGCTGGCCACCAGGTCGATCAGGAATGCCACGAACCGCTTTAAAAACGGAGCGAAACGGGTCTGGACCATCGAAATGTCTCCTTGTTCTCCGTTCAGAAAGTTTCCCTGGATTGCGGGCTGTCCTGGGCCGGCGCTTGCGGCTCGGCCGGCGGGTTCGTGTCGGCTGACGGGGCGGCGGCGGCAGGCGGCTCGGGCTGTGGACGGACACGGGCGGCCGAGGGCGGCTCCGCCGAGGGCGGCCCGGCGCAGGGAGCGCTCACCGCCGGCTCCAGCACCAGGGTGGAGGCGATCAGGTCGTGCAACGCCTGGGTGCGCTCGGTGAACAGGGCCAGAAGGTAGCCCAGCCAGCAGAACATTTTCGACAGCACCCGCGCCAGGTTCCGTCCCACCGCCCGGCCGAAACTTATCCTCCGCCCCTGCTCATCGGTGACAAATATCCCCAGCAGCATCTTGCCCGGCGTGGCCTGACGGTGGCTGCTCTCGAACAGGGCGAAATACAGCAGATGGACCAGGCTGGCAACCAGCACGAACAGTATGATGTTCCAGATCAGGGGAAAGAGCATCATCGCGGCGCTGTGCTCGAACAGGCGCTCCGGGTCGAAATGCCGCCCGCTGAACAGCCCCACCAGCGCGCTGTCCACCAGCAGCTTGGGGATAAACACCAGCGCCAGCGGCAGCATCAGCAGCGCGCATATCGCGCCGCTGAGTATGAAATCCACGACAAAGGCGACGAACCGCTTGATGAACGGGGCATAGCGCGTGGGTTGCATCCTTCACTCCGGAGAATGTGGAATGTTCAGCCTGTTGAATCAGTCTTCTCATTCCGACTGCTGAAAGGTGCCGCGGGTTCAAAAAAGTGTCAAGACAAAATAATTCCGCGCGGTAGGGTGATTATCCATTGATTTGACAGCATTAGACGTTATCTTTGTGAAGAGTTTGCCCGTCTACGGACGCAGAAAAACTGTACGCACGAGCTGCGGAAGAAATTTTGTGGTCAGGACGTAGTCGTTTGGTTACGAGCGACTATATCCCCGCCACAGCCGGAGCCGCGGCCGGCTCCTGGACAGCCCTGCAGCCTGCCG comes from the bacterium genome and includes:
- a CDS encoding RDD family protein, producing the protein MVQTRFAPFLKRFVAFLIDLVASLIVARVLLIPLRMLVQPHDFFGDPFAHWGILGRMAGGVCSWLPSPGWLFGVNGGELLGWASTAVFVLYFSVFESSWRQATPGKMALGIFVTDEQGRRLSFPRALGRTLGKLLSTACCLIGYIIALFSRRSQALHDLIANTLVLEPCQTPSLSEPPQAEPPRP
- a CDS encoding RDD family protein, whose protein sequence is MQPTRYAPFIKRFVAFVVDFILSGAICALLMLPLALVFIPKLLVDSALVGLFSGRHFDPERLFEHSAAMMLFPLIWNIILFVLVASLVHLLYFALFESSHRQATPGKMLLGIFVTDEQGRRISFGRAVGRNLARVLSKMFCWLGYLLALFTERTQALHDLIASTLVLEPAVSAPCAGPPSAEPPSAARVRPQPEPPAAAAPSADTNPPAEPQAPAQDSPQSRETF